A single window of Algiphilus sp. DNA harbors:
- a CDS encoding N-acetylmuramoyl-L-alanine amidase produces MSQFARSRRWFARWLPLAVGALLCAQATASELRDIRVWDGPQNTRVVFDLSGASEHTLFTLDNPERVVIDLRGVQESRVASPELAAEGVVRSVRSARQPDGRLRVVLDLARSAKASSFALAPQADYGHRVVVDLESSRSGSAPATQTAAANPAPEGPDPAAPASRLEQKDIVIAIDAGHGGEDPGASGPSGLREKDVVLAIARKLADMVDDEPGFRAVMIRKGDYYLGLRERVSAAREAEADLFVSLHANAFTDSRVRGSAVYTLSPSGASSEQARWLAQRENAADLVGGVDLASKEDTLAHVLLDISQSAAIEASVDAGKRVLESIGKLNQLQRGEVQRAGFMVLKAPDIPSMLVETAFITNPGEERKLGTDAFQRRIAQSIFNGVRGYFTNYRPLRYVDGSGPTQASAEPRRHRVERGDTLSELAQRYSTDSGRLRNVNDLDDDVLRVGQVLRIP; encoded by the coding sequence ATGAGCCAGTTCGCGCGTTCCCGCCGTTGGTTTGCTCGCTGGCTGCCGCTGGCAGTCGGCGCGTTACTGTGCGCGCAGGCAACCGCCAGCGAGCTGCGCGATATCCGCGTGTGGGACGGACCCCAGAACACCCGGGTGGTCTTCGATCTCAGCGGCGCGTCGGAGCACACGCTGTTCACGCTGGACAATCCCGAGCGCGTGGTCATCGATCTGCGCGGCGTGCAGGAAAGCCGCGTTGCCTCGCCCGAGCTCGCCGCCGAGGGCGTGGTGCGCAGCGTGCGCAGCGCGCGCCAGCCGGACGGCCGGCTGCGCGTGGTGCTCGACCTCGCGCGCAGCGCCAAGGCGAGCAGCTTCGCGCTTGCCCCGCAGGCCGACTACGGGCACCGGGTCGTGGTGGACCTGGAGTCGTCGCGCAGCGGCAGCGCCCCGGCGACGCAGACGGCGGCCGCGAATCCGGCACCGGAGGGGCCCGATCCGGCGGCACCGGCATCGCGGCTGGAGCAGAAGGACATCGTCATCGCCATCGACGCCGGTCACGGCGGCGAGGATCCGGGCGCGAGCGGCCCGAGCGGTCTGCGCGAGAAGGATGTGGTGCTCGCGATCGCGCGCAAGCTGGCCGACATGGTCGATGACGAGCCGGGCTTCCGCGCGGTCATGATCCGCAAGGGCGACTACTACCTCGGGCTGCGCGAGCGCGTCTCGGCGGCGCGCGAGGCCGAGGCCGATCTCTTCGTGTCGCTGCACGCCAACGCCTTCACCGATTCCCGCGTCCGCGGCAGCGCCGTCTACACGCTGTCGCCGAGCGGCGCCAGCTCGGAGCAGGCGCGCTGGCTGGCGCAGCGCGAGAACGCGGCCGATCTGGTCGGCGGCGTGGATCTGGCGTCCAAGGAGGACACGCTGGCGCACGTGCTCCTGGATATCTCGCAGTCAGCCGCCATCGAGGCCAGCGTCGATGCGGGCAAGCGCGTGCTCGAGTCGATCGGCAAGCTCAACCAGCTCCAGCGCGGCGAGGTCCAGCGGGCCGGCTTCATGGTGCTCAAGGCGCCCGACATCCCGTCTATGCTGGTGGAGACGGCCTTCATCACCAATCCCGGCGAGGAGCGCAAGCTCGGCACGGATGCCTTCCAGCGGCGCATTGCGCAGTCGATCTTCAACGGGGTGCGCGGCTACTTCACGAACTATCGTCCGCTGCGCTATGTCGATGGCAGCGGCCCGACGCAGGCATCGGCGGAGCCGCGGCGGCACCGGGTGGAACGCGGCGATACGCTGAGCGAGCTGGCGCAGCGCTACAGCACGGACTCCGGGCGGCTGCGCAACGTCAACGATCTCGACGACGACGTGCTGCGCGTCGGTCAGGTGTTGCGCATTCCGTGA
- the tsaE gene encoding tRNA (adenosine(37)-N6)-threonylcarbamoyltransferase complex ATPase subunit type 1 TsaE codes for MSDTAGEATQRRHLGDEAATQALGGAIAAVWTRPLAGVIWLQGDLGAGKSTLARAFLRALGVTGAVRSPTYTLVEPYRTDAGAVLHMDCYRLGGPDELAMLGLRDTPPSDALWLVEWPERAADALPPADLMVALGTSGSGREAVLRAPENGLLDAILHSMPE; via the coding sequence TTGAGCGACACCGCCGGCGAGGCGACGCAGCGCCGCCATCTCGGCGACGAGGCCGCGACGCAGGCACTGGGAGGCGCCATCGCGGCCGTCTGGACGCGGCCGCTGGCCGGGGTGATCTGGCTGCAGGGCGACCTCGGTGCCGGCAAGAGCACGCTGGCACGCGCCTTCCTGCGCGCGCTGGGCGTCACCGGTGCCGTGCGCAGTCCGACCTACACACTCGTGGAGCCGTACCGCACCGATGCCGGCGCGGTGCTGCACATGGATTGCTACCGACTGGGCGGGCCGGATGAGCTGGCGATGCTGGGCCTGCGCGACACCCCGCCGTCCGATGCGCTGTGGCTGGTGGAATGGCCCGAGCGCGCCGCCGACGCGCTGCCGCCGGCCGATCTGATGGTGGCGCTGGGCACGAGTGGCAGTGGACGCGAAGCGGTGCTGCGCGCACCGGAAAACGGCCTGCTAGACGCGATACTGCATTCAATGCCTGAGTAA